The Novipirellula caenicola genome window below encodes:
- a CDS encoding phosphonoacetaldehyde reductase: MTVDLQTATPSTVILAPDSLLQLGGILSQLSITRVFLVIDPIAAAACGADAVLAAALDRCEVTKFSEFQLNPKLEDVQRGISQFRNVDPEIVIALGGGTAMDLAKLIGTLAVQSGAARSIVLGRQSIRCDGPPLIAIPTTAGTGSEATHFAVVYVDGEKFSVADPTLLPEYALIDPLLTHSLPANITAATGLDAFCQAIESIWAVGATDESCDYATQAASLAVRSLVAAVQNPTPESRLAMCQASHLAGKAINISKTTACHALSYPLTSLHDLPHGIAVALTLAPMLAFNSKVTASDCVDPRGVKDVRRRIATIVDLLGADDVPSACQGIRSIIRDAGGPASLAEVGITQRSQWESIVAGVNAERMSNNPRRTTDESLMQLLNDSNA; encoded by the coding sequence ATGACTGTAGACCTTCAAACCGCGACGCCTTCGACCGTAATTCTCGCCCCAGACTCGCTTTTACAGCTTGGCGGCATCCTTTCGCAGCTCTCGATCACTCGCGTCTTCCTTGTCATCGATCCGATTGCAGCGGCCGCCTGCGGGGCAGACGCGGTGCTCGCGGCCGCGCTGGATCGCTGTGAGGTGACTAAGTTTTCAGAATTTCAACTCAATCCAAAACTCGAGGACGTCCAGCGAGGAATTTCGCAATTTCGCAACGTCGATCCAGAAATCGTGATCGCATTGGGGGGCGGAACGGCAATGGATCTCGCCAAATTGATCGGCACGCTGGCGGTCCAATCCGGTGCTGCAAGATCCATCGTGCTCGGAAGACAGTCGATTCGGTGCGATGGACCGCCGCTGATCGCGATTCCCACGACCGCAGGCACCGGCAGCGAGGCGACTCATTTTGCCGTGGTTTACGTCGACGGAGAAAAATTTTCTGTCGCCGACCCGACCCTGCTACCCGAGTACGCGTTGATCGACCCGCTATTAACGCACAGCTTGCCTGCGAATATCACTGCGGCAACGGGGCTAGACGCGTTCTGCCAAGCGATCGAATCGATTTGGGCCGTCGGTGCCACGGACGAGTCGTGTGATTATGCAACGCAAGCCGCGTCGCTTGCGGTCCGCTCGCTCGTTGCAGCGGTCCAAAATCCGACGCCCGAATCCCGTTTGGCGATGTGCCAAGCGTCCCATTTGGCGGGCAAGGCAATCAACATCAGCAAAACAACTGCGTGCCACGCATTGTCCTACCCGCTGACATCACTGCACGATCTTCCACACGGCATCGCCGTCGCGTTGACCCTCGCGCCGATGTTGGCATTCAATTCCAAAGTAACCGCCTCGGACTGTGTCGATCCTCGCGGAGTGAAGGACGTGCGTCGACGAATTGCAACGATCGTCGACCTATTGGGAGCAGATGATGTCCCGTCAGCCTGCCAAGGGATTCGCTCGATCATCCGCGATGCCGGTGGTCCCGCGTCGTTGGCCGAAGTGGGAATCACCCAGCGATCGCAATGGGAATCGATCGTCGCCGGAGTCAATGCCGAGCGAATGTCGAACAACCCGCGGCGGACCACCGACGAGTCGCTGATGCAATTGCTAAACGATTCGAACGCTTAA
- a CDS encoding DUF808 domain-containing protein — MASGLLMLLDDIATILDDIAVLTKVAAKKTAGVLGDDLALNAQQVTGVDARRELPVVWAVAKGSLLNKAILVPIALGLSALAPWSITPLLIIGGLYLCFEGCEKLAHKFFHHKEDEQHERELGAALVDPNIDMVAIEKDKIRGAIRTDFILSAEIVVITLGTVATSSFTTRLMVLVAISMLMTVGVYGLVAGIVKIDDLGTRLMRLDSAESKPGFKQKVGYALITTAPYLMKFLSIAGTAAMFLVGGGILTHGIPPLHHLVESLVHPLTEIEGIGGVVSSIAKMLLDAILGIIGGTLCLLIVNGVQRLRGRKEPSQSSAAS, encoded by the coding sequence ATGGCCAGTGGTTTGTTGATGTTGCTGGACGACATCGCCACCATCCTCGACGACATCGCCGTCTTGACCAAAGTGGCCGCAAAAAAAACGGCGGGGGTGCTCGGAGACGACCTAGCACTCAATGCCCAGCAGGTCACCGGGGTCGACGCGCGTCGCGAGCTTCCCGTCGTCTGGGCGGTTGCCAAAGGATCGCTGCTAAATAAAGCCATCCTCGTGCCCATCGCGCTCGGCTTGAGCGCACTGGCTCCTTGGTCGATCACGCCGCTGCTGATCATCGGCGGATTGTACCTATGCTTTGAAGGTTGCGAGAAACTCGCCCACAAGTTCTTTCACCACAAGGAAGATGAACAGCACGAGCGAGAATTAGGCGCCGCGCTTGTGGATCCGAACATCGACATGGTCGCGATCGAGAAGGACAAAATTCGCGGCGCGATCCGGACCGACTTTATCTTGTCCGCCGAAATTGTGGTGATCACGCTCGGAACCGTGGCGACGTCGTCGTTCACCACACGATTGATGGTTTTGGTCGCGATCTCGATGCTAATGACCGTCGGCGTTTACGGTTTGGTTGCCGGAATCGTCAAAATCGATGATTTGGGAACTCGGCTGATGCGGCTCGATTCGGCGGAGTCCAAACCAGGGTTCAAGCAAAAAGTGGGTTACGCGCTGATCACGACAGCCCCGTACTTGATGAAATTCTTGTCGATCGCCGGCACGGCTGCGATGTTTTTGGTCGGCGGCGGCATCCTGACGCATGGGATTCCTCCGCTGCACCACCTCGTTGAGTCTCTGGTTCATCCATTGACCGAAATCGAAGGGATTGGCGGCGTTGTATCCAGCATCGCGAAGATGCTGCTCGATGCAATCTTAGGAATCATCGGCGGCACGCTCTGTCTATTGATTGTCAACGGAGTGCAGCGACTACGCGGACGCAAGGAACCGTCACAAAGCAGCGCCGCGAGTTGA
- a CDS encoding N,N-dimethylformamidase beta subunit family domain-containing protein: protein MNRSPDRRQMLGATAATASSLMLPKLGCAGSAASTTIASENAKAGTQQWRLRKTRIDPETKYRCPWIEGYVSHASILPGETLQVMVSTDPVSEFTIEFYRLGYYAGDGGRLVHTSGKLQGTVQTMPSPGPRRLQNCKWASSFEMRIPDDWVSGVYVGKLTELTEGLQSYVIFVVRDIRRAELMFQCSDHTWQAYNRWPSQYSLYDNGETPWHWGGESQVSFNRPYGKYCQILDAPLSIGSGEFFLWEFPFVYWLEKEGYDVTYVSNTDLHRDAREPLRCNGFLSVGHDEYWSIEMFRNLQTAIASGVNIGFFSGNAVCGRIQWDEATRSFYRVGVFGPPGGTREFKSMSSLTHERPYANEIIGAHSTGPVTGGADWICTAPDHWLYEGTQMQRGDTIPGVIGWEWHGDPAAIAGLEIVARGPTQSAPGIPNGGEYTATVYPGPKNNIVFNAATCWWADGLSDPPGYVRPSVYTSPQGPDSRLQQITHNVLRRMRLTMS, encoded by the coding sequence ATGAATCGTTCGCCTGACCGTCGCCAAATGCTCGGGGCGACTGCCGCAACCGCCAGTTCACTGATGTTACCCAAGCTCGGCTGTGCAGGTTCGGCGGCGTCGACGACGATCGCGTCAGAGAACGCCAAGGCGGGAACGCAGCAGTGGCGACTACGTAAAACACGAATCGATCCTGAAACGAAATACCGCTGCCCTTGGATCGAAGGCTATGTGTCGCACGCCAGCATCTTGCCGGGGGAAACGCTGCAAGTGATGGTTAGCACCGATCCGGTCAGCGAGTTTACCATCGAATTTTACCGGCTGGGCTACTACGCAGGCGACGGCGGACGGTTGGTTCACACCAGCGGGAAATTACAGGGCACCGTCCAAACGATGCCATCACCGGGCCCGCGTCGCTTACAAAATTGCAAGTGGGCGTCCAGTTTTGAAATGCGGATTCCCGACGATTGGGTCAGCGGTGTGTACGTCGGCAAGCTGACCGAATTGACCGAAGGGTTGCAAAGCTACGTCATCTTTGTCGTCCGTGACATACGGCGGGCCGAGTTGATGTTTCAGTGCAGCGATCATACATGGCAGGCGTACAACCGTTGGCCCTCTCAGTATTCGCTGTACGACAATGGCGAAACACCGTGGCATTGGGGCGGCGAATCGCAAGTCAGTTTTAATCGTCCGTACGGCAAGTATTGCCAGATCCTTGATGCTCCTCTGTCGATTGGCTCGGGCGAGTTTTTCTTGTGGGAGTTTCCGTTCGTCTACTGGCTCGAGAAAGAAGGTTACGATGTGACCTACGTCTCCAATACTGATTTGCACCGTGATGCCCGCGAGCCACTCCGCTGCAATGGCTTCCTCAGCGTCGGGCACGACGAATATTGGTCGATCGAGATGTTTCGCAATTTGCAAACCGCGATCGCCAGCGGCGTTAACATTGGATTCTTTTCAGGCAATGCGGTCTGCGGTCGCATCCAATGGGACGAAGCGACGCGGTCGTTCTACCGCGTCGGAGTGTTCGGGCCGCCTGGGGGAACCCGTGAATTTAAGTCGATGTCTTCGCTGACGCACGAGCGTCCCTACGCAAACGAGATCATCGGCGCGCATAGCACCGGACCGGTCACTGGCGGAGCGGATTGGATCTGCACCGCTCCGGATCACTGGCTCTACGAGGGCACGCAGATGCAGCGGGGCGATACGATCCCGGGCGTGATTGGATGGGAGTGGCACGGCGACCCCGCAGCGATAGCCGGGCTAGAGATTGTCGCTCGCGGACCGACTCAGTCGGCACCGGGAATCCCCAACGGTGGCGAGTACACCGCCACGGTTTATCCAGGCCCCAAGAACAACATCGTGTTTAATGCCGCCACCTGTTGGTGGGCGGACGGTTTGTCCGACCCGCCGGGCTATGTTCGTCCGAGCGTGTACACGTCACCGCAAGGCCCCGATTCACGGCTGCAGCAAATCACCCATAACGTGCTCCGCCGAATGCGGCTAACAATGTCGTGA
- a CDS encoding AraC family transcriptional regulator, whose translation MKPSYEKLVPAVGESFRCFDRSELLSPVKWHRHPEIELTYIYRGAGSRVVGDHIGSYRDHDLVLLGSQLPHTWASDEYRGKKYDRHPAIVLQFHPDFLGNQFFCVSEMLSINKLLQTASRGLWFPEHVAARIGARMTSLVHKQGATRLIELFTILDELASCNQSVQLASEFYSVTSSQDVETRIQKICDHIANHLTDPELGHSELAELADMNASAFSRFFKQSTGRTLSDYISELRIGLACRLLTDTDDSILSISMQAGFANLSNFNRRFRQLRQMTPRDYRARFRIAS comes from the coding sequence ATGAAACCGTCCTACGAGAAACTTGTTCCTGCGGTCGGAGAGTCGTTTCGCTGCTTCGATCGCTCTGAGTTACTTTCTCCGGTGAAATGGCATCGCCACCCCGAAATCGAGCTGACGTACATTTACCGAGGCGCAGGGTCACGCGTGGTCGGTGATCACATTGGCAGCTATCGCGATCACGACTTGGTGTTGCTTGGGTCTCAACTTCCGCACACCTGGGCTTCCGACGAATACCGGGGAAAGAAGTACGACCGTCATCCTGCGATCGTATTGCAATTTCACCCCGATTTTCTGGGAAACCAATTCTTTTGTGTCTCGGAAATGCTCAGTATCAACAAACTGTTGCAAACCGCGAGCCGTGGATTGTGGTTTCCCGAGCATGTAGCGGCCCGGATTGGCGCACGCATGACCTCGCTGGTACACAAGCAAGGTGCGACACGACTGATCGAACTCTTCACGATCTTAGACGAACTGGCCTCTTGCAACCAAAGCGTGCAATTGGCGAGCGAATTTTATTCGGTCACGTCCAGCCAAGATGTGGAAACAAGAATCCAAAAGATCTGCGATCATATTGCAAATCATTTGACCGACCCTGAGCTTGGTCACAGCGAATTGGCAGAGCTTGCCGACATGAACGCGTCGGCATTCAGTCGCTTTTTCAAACAGTCGACCGGTCGCACGCTATCGGATTACATCAGCGAATTGCGGATTGGTTTGGCTTGCCGGCTACTAACCGACACCGACGATTCTATTTTGTCGATTAGCATGCAGGCAGGGTTCGCAAACCTTTCGAATTTCAACCGTCGTTTTCGTCAATTACGTCAAATGACGCCACGGGATTACCGTGCGAGATTCCGTATCGCTTCGTAG
- the gmd gene encoding GDP-mannose 4,6-dehydratase, with amino-acid sequence MTKNALITGITGQDGSYLAELLLDKGYTVHGLVRRSSTFSTERIEHIYQDVHEDSRLRLHYGDLTDGQALTNLVLEIEPDEIYNLGAQSHVRVSFDQPVYTLQTVGVGALNVLEAARLLNQKKQVRVYQASSSEMYGDVLQTPQTELTPFNPQSPYACAKVFAFHQTVNYRHSYDMFASNGILFNHESERRGETFVTRKITRAAGRIKVGMQKKLYLGNLDAKRDWGYAKDYVEGMWRILQHDEPDDFVLATGRTETVRDFARLVFQQLDLDYEDFVEIDPRYFRPAEVELLLGDPSKAKEKLGWEAATDLEELARIMTEHDLELAKREAHAKSFVPS; translated from the coding sequence ATGACCAAAAACGCATTGATCACTGGAATTACCGGTCAAGACGGCAGCTACCTCGCAGAACTGCTGCTCGACAAGGGATACACCGTTCACGGCTTGGTGCGCCGCAGCAGTACCTTTTCGACCGAGCGAATCGAGCACATCTATCAAGACGTTCACGAGGATTCACGGCTTCGCCTGCATTACGGCGACCTGACCGATGGCCAAGCGTTGACGAATCTGGTGCTGGAGATCGAACCGGATGAAATTTACAACCTGGGGGCGCAGAGCCACGTTCGCGTCTCGTTCGACCAACCGGTCTACACGCTACAAACGGTGGGCGTCGGAGCACTCAACGTACTCGAAGCAGCCCGTTTGCTGAACCAGAAGAAGCAGGTCCGCGTTTACCAGGCCAGCAGCAGTGAGATGTACGGCGACGTGTTGCAAACGCCGCAAACCGAGTTGACTCCCTTCAACCCACAATCGCCCTATGCATGTGCAAAGGTCTTTGCGTTTCACCAAACCGTAAACTACCGACACAGCTACGACATGTTCGCCAGCAACGGGATTCTATTTAATCATGAATCCGAGCGACGCGGAGAGACGTTTGTCACACGAAAGATCACCCGAGCTGCGGGCCGTATCAAAGTTGGAATGCAAAAGAAATTGTACCTCGGCAACCTCGACGCCAAACGCGACTGGGGCTACGCGAAAGATTACGTCGAAGGGATGTGGCGAATCTTGCAGCACGACGAGCCAGACGATTTTGTGCTTGCGACCGGACGCACCGAGACGGTTCGCGACTTCGCTCGTTTGGTGTTCCAACAACTGGATCTGGACTACGAAGATTTCGTCGAGATCGATCCACGTTACTTCCGTCCGGCGGAAGTCGAGTTGTTGCTGGGCGATCCCAGCAAAGCAAAAGAAAAACTGGGCTGGGAAGCTGCCACCGACTTAGAAGAACTCGCGCGCATCATGACCGAGCACGACTTGGAACTGGCCAAGCGTGAAGCTCACGCCAAGAGCTTCGTTCCCAGCTAA
- a CDS encoding RNA-binding protein — translation MQFRPSHLVGLQIGRSLLCPQLPTAGGQSLHRSLALGRKLYCGNLSFSVSSSDLENLFSEFGTVESAQVITDRDSGRSKGFGFVEMSSDAEAQAAITGLHEKEHEGRSLTVNEARPREDRGGGRGGYGGGGGGGRGGYGGGGGGGGRGGYGGGGGGGRSGGGRGDRY, via the coding sequence GTGCAGTTTCGTCCGTCCCACTTGGTAGGTCTCCAAATAGGCCGCAGTCTTTTATGCCCGCAACTTCCAACGGCGGGCGGTCAATCCTTGCACAGGAGTTTAGCGTTGGGAAGGAAATTGTATTGTGGAAACTTGAGCTTTAGTGTCTCAAGTTCTGACCTGGAAAACTTGTTTTCTGAGTTTGGCACGGTTGAAAGCGCCCAGGTCATCACTGATCGCGATAGCGGCCGGAGCAAAGGCTTTGGCTTTGTTGAGATGAGCAGCGATGCTGAAGCTCAAGCTGCTATCACTGGACTGCACGAAAAAGAACATGAAGGTCGTTCATTGACAGTCAATGAAGCTCGCCCGCGTGAAGATCGTGGCGGCGGACGTGGTGGTTATGGTGGCGGCGGCGGCGGTGGTCGCGGCGGCTACGGTGGCGGTGGCGGCGGCGGTGGTCGCGGCGGCTACGGTGGTGGCGGCGGCGGTGGTCGCAGTGGCGGTGGCCGCGGCGATCGTTACTAA
- a CDS encoding ThuA domain-containing protein gives MITTRFATFLCLAFAATFSLAADRLVFDPPADTANGRHIVLISGDEEYRTEESCPMLGKILSQRHGFKCTVLFAIDKETGVINPNDNTNIPGLESLADADLMIIGTRWRVLPDEQMAPILDYLNAGKPVIGFRTSTHAFKSGKYGGYNWANFGINVIGENWHSHHGRHKVQGGRAVVVPENADHPVLNSVSDIYTASDIYGVVHLDQEAATVLLRGAVIAALDPNAPIVEGPVNDPMMPLAWLKSYKSPSGETEGKVFATTAGAAVDLLSEDLRRLFVNAAYFLTDQEVPEKADVSFVDPYDPSFYGFQPADYYPKRGLKPEDFELGKSAKTIE, from the coding sequence ATGATCACTACTCGCTTCGCAACTTTTTTATGCCTGGCCTTCGCCGCCACCTTCTCGCTCGCGGCGGATCGACTTGTGTTCGACCCTCCTGCGGACACCGCCAATGGCCGCCATATCGTATTGATCTCGGGCGACGAAGAATATCGCACCGAGGAATCGTGTCCGATGCTCGGCAAGATCCTCAGCCAACGACACGGTTTCAAATGCACCGTGCTGTTTGCAATCGACAAAGAAACCGGCGTCATCAATCCCAACGACAACACTAACATCCCCGGTCTCGAGTCGCTGGCGGATGCCGATTTGATGATCATCGGAACTCGATGGCGAGTGCTACCCGATGAACAAATGGCGCCGATCCTGGATTATCTCAACGCGGGCAAACCGGTCATTGGCTTTCGCACCTCGACTCACGCTTTCAAAAGTGGGAAGTATGGCGGGTACAACTGGGCCAACTTTGGCATCAACGTGATCGGCGAGAATTGGCACAGCCATCACGGTCGGCATAAAGTCCAAGGCGGCCGCGCCGTCGTGGTCCCTGAAAACGCCGACCATCCCGTTTTGAATTCGGTCTCGGATATCTATACCGCATCCGACATCTATGGAGTCGTGCATTTGGATCAAGAAGCCGCAACCGTATTGTTGCGAGGTGCGGTGATCGCCGCGTTGGACCCGAACGCACCGATCGTCGAAGGCCCCGTCAATGATCCCATGATGCCATTGGCATGGCTGAAAAGCTATAAATCACCCTCGGGCGAGACCGAAGGCAAGGTGTTTGCCACCACCGCCGGTGCCGCCGTCGATCTGTTGAGTGAGGATCTGCGTCGATTGTTTGTCAACGCTGCCTATTTTCTGACCGACCAAGAAGTGCCGGAAAAAGCCGACGTGAGTTTTGTCGATCCCTACGATCCATCATTCTATGGATTTCAACCTGCAGACTATTACCCGAAACGCGGGCTAAAACCCGAAGACTTTGAGCTTGGGAAATCCGCGAAAACGATCGAGTAA
- a CDS encoding GDP-L-fucose synthase, translating to MTEISGKIYVAGHRGMVGSAVCRRLASEKNCEVLTATRDQLDLTNQRAVEDFFARERPDAVIFAAARVGGVLANDTYPVEFLGDNVLMSTFAINAAYTAGVKRFLFLGSTCIYPRDCPQPIQEDALLTGPLEKTNEAYALAKIAGLKLCQFYRRQHGVMFHSAMPTNLYGPGDNYHPQHSHVLPALLRRFHEATQQEIDSVTIWGTGTPRREFLYVDDLADALVFMLTQSNPPDWVNVGTGVDLSILDLAHLVAKTVGYQGEIKTDPSKPDGTPVKCSDVSRLNSLGWKHQVELAEGLERTYDHFLSELESGLMRSV from the coding sequence ATGACTGAAATCTCCGGGAAAATCTACGTCGCCGGCCATCGTGGTATGGTCGGTTCAGCGGTGTGCCGAAGACTGGCCAGCGAGAAAAATTGCGAAGTTTTGACTGCAACTCGCGATCAGCTCGATTTGACAAACCAACGTGCCGTGGAGGATTTCTTCGCTCGGGAGCGTCCTGACGCGGTCATCTTCGCCGCCGCCCGCGTTGGCGGAGTGCTCGCAAACGACACGTACCCGGTCGAATTCTTGGGCGACAATGTGCTGATGTCGACCTTTGCCATCAATGCAGCCTATACAGCTGGGGTCAAACGGTTCCTGTTTCTGGGCAGCACCTGTATCTACCCACGCGACTGCCCGCAACCGATTCAAGAAGATGCGTTGCTGACCGGTCCGCTTGAAAAGACCAACGAAGCGTACGCGCTGGCGAAGATCGCTGGGCTGAAACTTTGCCAATTTTATCGTCGCCAACATGGCGTGATGTTCCACAGCGCGATGCCGACGAATCTGTACGGTCCCGGCGATAATTACCATCCCCAGCACAGCCACGTGTTGCCGGCGTTATTGCGAAGGTTTCATGAAGCCACCCAGCAAGAAATCGACAGCGTCACCATTTGGGGCACCGGCACCCCACGGCGTGAGTTCTTGTATGTCGATGATCTCGCCGACGCACTTGTGTTCATGCTGACACAGTCAAATCCACCCGACTGGGTCAACGTCGGAACCGGGGTCGATTTGTCGATCCTCGATTTGGCGCATCTTGTTGCAAAAACCGTCGGTTATCAGGGAGAAATCAAGACCGATCCTTCCAAGCCCGACGGCACCCCGGTCAAATGCAGCGACGTTTCGCGGCTGAACTCTTTGGGGTGGAAGCATCAAGTCGAACTCGCGGAAGGTTTAGAAAGAACGTACGATCACTTTTTGAGCGAGCTGGAATCGGGGCTAATGCGTTCGGTCTAA
- a CDS encoding CCA tRNA nucleotidyltransferase produces the protein MNPIRTRYDFDFSSPPAQEAIRIINRLREAGFTAYLAGGSVRDALLGKSPKDYDVATDATPDAIRDVFGRKRTLAFGASFGVMGVLPDRRSASPGDSRQASVEKVEPTEVATFRSDGVYLDGRRPDSVHFGNAEADALRRDFTINGLFFDPVESQIIDYVGGREDLNRSLLRTIGDPRQRFAEDKLRMLRAVRFATTISFQIDAETANAIAENAGEIEVVSGERIGVEMRRCMASEHLLSGLDYLRELQLAQHVLPELLQMDHARIAQFFQKRRPRDFPVALAILLLASPAANAALKAITERWKLSNEEVRIVTTALRTAPRLAIAHQVPWSKIQPILTDRDAAFVLDVASDFAAAEGLGDEGIRRVKEALQLPADVLDPPPLLNGSDLAKLEIPAGPVYTKILRELRRRQLDGELTTREEAIAEVRATQW, from the coding sequence TTGAACCCCATTCGCACCCGCTACGATTTTGATTTTTCCAGTCCCCCCGCCCAAGAAGCGATCCGGATTATCAACCGCTTACGCGAAGCCGGCTTTACCGCGTACCTAGCTGGTGGCAGCGTCCGCGATGCGTTGTTGGGGAAATCGCCCAAGGACTATGACGTCGCGACCGATGCAACGCCCGACGCCATCCGCGACGTGTTCGGCCGCAAGCGGACGCTCGCATTCGGAGCCAGTTTCGGAGTGATGGGAGTGTTGCCCGACCGCCGCAGTGCGTCGCCGGGCGATTCACGGCAAGCGAGCGTCGAAAAGGTCGAACCGACCGAAGTGGCAACCTTTCGCAGCGACGGCGTTTACCTTGATGGACGACGTCCCGATAGCGTTCACTTTGGAAACGCCGAGGCAGATGCGCTGCGTCGCGATTTCACCATCAACGGACTGTTCTTTGATCCGGTGGAATCTCAGATCATCGACTACGTCGGCGGCCGCGAAGACCTTAATCGTTCACTGCTGAGGACGATCGGGGATCCTCGTCAACGATTCGCCGAAGACAAGTTGAGGATGTTACGGGCGGTTCGCTTTGCCACCACGATCAGCTTTCAAATTGACGCTGAAACCGCCAATGCCATCGCCGAAAATGCTGGCGAAATCGAAGTCGTCAGCGGAGAACGCATCGGTGTTGAAATGCGACGCTGCATGGCTTCGGAGCATCTACTGTCGGGGCTGGACTATCTTCGCGAGCTTCAATTGGCGCAACACGTGCTGCCGGAACTTTTGCAGATGGACCATGCTCGGATTGCACAGTTTTTTCAAAAACGTCGTCCGCGTGACTTTCCCGTCGCGCTAGCAATCCTTTTGCTGGCCAGCCCAGCGGCCAACGCCGCACTCAAAGCAATCACCGAGCGGTGGAAACTATCGAACGAAGAGGTTCGGATTGTGACCACGGCGCTGAGAACCGCCCCGCGACTAGCGATTGCACATCAAGTCCCGTGGTCAAAGATCCAACCCATTTTGACGGATCGTGATGCCGCCTTTGTGCTCGACGTGGCAAGTGATTTTGCAGCCGCCGAAGGGCTGGGGGATGAAGGGATCCGGCGAGTCAAAGAAGCGTTGCAACTTCCTGCGGATGTGTTGGACCCGCCGCCGCTACTCAATGGCAGCGATCTGGCAAAGCTGGAAATCCCAGCGGGCCCAGTGTACACAAAGATACTGCGTGAACTTCGCCGCCGGCAACTCGATGGCGAACTAACGACGCGTGAGGAAGCCATTGCCGAAGTCCGGGCGACACAGTGGTAA
- a CDS encoding NUDIX hydrolase, with protein MSHFKQRIGKKRGVVGVIFRDEKLLIIRRSLTVTAPGKLCLPGGTIEKGETEEFALVREMQEELTIDVSPVRLVWRSVTPWGTTLAWWLAHLDADVTPVPNPDEVSEYRWMNSDDICAAREMLPSLPEFIQAVRAREVELDFAF; from the coding sequence ATGAGTCATTTCAAGCAAAGAATCGGAAAAAAGCGAGGTGTCGTGGGAGTGATCTTCCGCGACGAAAAATTATTGATCATCCGTCGTTCGCTTACGGTGACGGCCCCGGGCAAGCTCTGTCTGCCCGGCGGGACGATCGAAAAAGGAGAGACCGAAGAGTTCGCGTTGGTTCGCGAAATGCAAGAAGAACTTACGATTGATGTCTCGCCCGTGCGCTTGGTCTGGCGGAGCGTTACCCCGTGGGGGACAACGCTGGCGTGGTGGTTGGCACACCTTGATGCCGACGTAACCCCGGTTCCCAATCCCGACGAGGTTTCCGAATATCGCTGGATGAACAGCGACGATATCTGTGCCGCGCGTGAGATGCTGCCGAGCTTGCCCGAGTTCATTCAAGCCGTGCGGGCTCGCGAAGTTGAACTCGATTTCGCGTTCTAA
- the phnX gene encoding phosphonoacetaldehyde hydrolase, whose protein sequence is MNIHSENPRTETIALVIFDWAGTTVDFGSRAPAAAFMNVFASRNVQVTNEQACAPMGLNKRDHLVEMLSAPEIASAWLRATGNEWNEDDVDDLYEAFIPVQLAAIQQHADLVPGLIEVVGQLRQRNVKIGGTTGYFRAAAEAVALHAAEAGFVPDANVCSDDVPEGRPAPRMIHRVMQELNIEAPQRVVKIGDTVADIKAGLAAGCWSIAVCDSSSLMGVSQTDYARLPGHERSQRLQEVESIFRDAGAHAVIRTITELPSLIDQINRLGASQPEVLVNATTPSH, encoded by the coding sequence ATGAACATCCACTCTGAAAACCCCCGCACCGAAACGATCGCCCTGGTCATCTTTGATTGGGCCGGTACGACCGTCGACTTCGGTTCACGCGCCCCGGCCGCCGCATTCATGAACGTATTCGCTTCGCGAAACGTCCAAGTCACCAACGAACAAGCGTGTGCACCGATGGGGCTCAATAAACGCGACCACTTGGTGGAGATGCTAAGTGCCCCCGAGATCGCTTCGGCATGGCTCCGCGCTACGGGGAACGAATGGAACGAGGACGACGTTGATGACCTGTATGAAGCCTTCATCCCCGTACAACTGGCAGCGATTCAACAACATGCCGACTTGGTACCGGGATTGATCGAGGTGGTTGGCCAGTTGAGGCAGCGAAACGTCAAAATAGGCGGCACGACGGGTTACTTTCGTGCCGCGGCCGAGGCGGTGGCGTTACATGCGGCCGAGGCAGGCTTCGTCCCCGACGCGAACGTTTGCTCCGACGATGTCCCCGAAGGTCGCCCCGCACCACGGATGATCCACCGCGTGATGCAAGAGCTAAACATCGAAGCTCCCCAACGTGTCGTTAAAATCGGCGACACCGTTGCCGACATCAAAGCGGGACTGGCCGCCGGATGCTGGTCGATCGCAGTCTGTGATAGCAGCAGTTTGATGGGGGTTTCCCAAACGGATTATGCTCGGTTGCCCGGCCATGAACGATCGCAGCGTTTGCAGGAAGTTGAATCGATCTTTCGTGACGCCGGCGCGCATGCAGTGATTCGGACCATCACCGAATTGCCATCGCTGATTGACCAAATCAATCGCCTGGGGGCGTCGCAGCCTGAAGTACTGGTCAACGCCACCACGCCCTCTCACTGA